One genomic window of Corynebacterium diphtheriae includes the following:
- a CDS encoding DUF3093 domain-containing protein, with product MTSQNSSAGSTADTSVIYSEKQWVPWHWWLLGAFVVALITAQLAMNRSALWLYAPAVLLTAVAVWVLLSLSKTRIAVEVDPDGTRWLVAGDANLPDSVVSRSMMVPATAKRNAMGRQLDPSAFVVSHEWVPEMVMLVLNDDDDPTPYWLVSSKDPETLLHAFLPHQHPSR from the coding sequence GTGACTTCCCAAAATTCTAGTGCTGGATCGACTGCAGATACATCGGTTATTTATTCCGAAAAACAATGGGTTCCATGGCACTGGTGGTTACTCGGCGCATTCGTTGTAGCGCTAATTACTGCACAACTTGCTATGAACCGTTCCGCATTGTGGCTGTATGCCCCTGCAGTCCTTCTTACAGCAGTGGCCGTATGGGTATTGTTGTCGCTTTCCAAGACCAGAATTGCAGTCGAAGTTGATCCAGATGGTACCCGTTGGTTGGTTGCTGGCGATGCAAATCTACCTGATTCGGTAGTTTCGCGATCGATGATGGTCCCCGCGACTGCAAAAAGAAATGCCATGGGGCGCCAACTAGACCCCAGCGCTTTTGTGGTCTCACATGAATGGGTACCTGAGATGGTGATGCTGGTCCTAAATGATGATGACGACCCTACGCCCTATTGGCTCGTTTCTTCCAAGGACCCCGAAACACTACTTCACGCATTTTTGCCACATCAACATCCATCTCGATAA